From Haemorhous mexicanus isolate bHaeMex1 chromosome 2, bHaeMex1.pri, whole genome shotgun sequence, the proteins below share one genomic window:
- the KPNA3 gene encoding importin subunit alpha-4 has protein sequence MAENAAATGLESHRIKSFKNKGRDAETMRRHRNEVTIELRKNKRDEHLLKKRNVPQEESLEDSDVDADFKAQNVTLEAILQNATSDNPVIQLSAVQAARKLLSSDRNPPIDDLIKSGILPILVKCLERDDNPSLQFEAAWALTNIASGTSAQTQAVVQSNAVPLFLRLLHSPHQNVCEQAVWALGNIIGDGPQCRDYVISLGVVKPLLSFINPSIPITFLRNVTWVIVNLCRNKDPPPPMETVQEILPALCVLIYHTDINILVDTVWALSYLTDGGNEQIQMVIDSGVVPFLVPLLSHQEVKVQTAALRAVGNIVTGTDEQTQVVLNCDVLSYFPHLLTHPKEKINKEAVWFLSNITAGNQQQVQAVIDAGLIPMIIHQLAKGDFGTQKEAAWAISNLTISGRKDQVEYLVQQNVIPPFCNLLSVKDSQVVQVVLDGLKNILIMAGDEASTIAEIIEECGGLEKIEALQQHENEDIYKLAFEIIDQYFSGDDIDEDPSLIPEATQGGTYNFDPTANLQTKEFNF, from the exons actATGAGAAGACACAGAAATGAAGTTACAATTGAATTGCGGAAG AACAAAAGAGATGAACatcttttgaaaaaaagaaatgttcctCAAGAGGAAAGCTTAGAAGATTCTGATGTTGATGCTGACTTCAAAGCA caaaATGTAACACTAGAAGCTATACTGCAG aatgctACAAGTGACAACCCAGTGATCCAACTGAGTGCTGTCCAAGCTGcaag AAAACTCCTATCCAGTGACAGAAATCCACCTATTGATGACTTAATAAAATCTGGAATTTTACCAATTCTGGTAAAATGCCTAGAAAGGGATGATAA TCCTTCATTACAATTTGAAGCTGCATGGGCATTGACTAACATAGCATCAGGCACTTCTGCACAGACTCAAGCTGTTGTACAGTCGA ATGCAGTACCCCTCTTCTTGAGACTACTTCATTCACCACACCAGAATGTTTGTGAGCAAGCTGTCTGGGCTCTCGGAAATATTATAG gTGATGGTCCTCAGTGTAGAGATTATGTCATATCACTGGGAGTTGTCAAACCTCTTCTGTCCTTCATCAATCCCTCCATTCCCATCACCTTCCTTCGGAACGTCACATGGGTCATTGTAAATCTCTGCAGGAATAAGGACCCCCCACCGCCTATGGAGACAGTTCAGGAG ATTTTGCCAGCATTGTGTGTTCTCATTTACCATACAGATATAAAC ATTCTTGTGGACACTGTTTGGGCTTTGTCCTACTTAACAGATGGTGGAAATGAACAGATACAAATGGTGATTGATTCTGGAGTTGTACCTTTTCTAGTTCCCCTTCTGAGTCATCAGGAGGTTAAAGTTCAA acagcagcactgagagcagtAGGCAACATAGTAACTGGTACTGATGAGCAGACACAAGTTGTTCTCAATTGTGATGTTTTGTCTTATTTCCCACATCTCCTGACGCATCCAAAAGAGAAGATAAACAAG GAAGCAGTTTGGTTCCTTTCCAATATCACAGCAGGAAACCAGCAACAAGTTCAGGCTGTAATAGATGCTGGGCTAATCCCCATGATCATACACCAGCTGGCTAAG gggGACTTCGGGACACAAAAGGAAGCTGCTTGGGCAATTAGCAATTTGACAATAAGTGGGAGAAAAGATCAG gTTGAATACCTTGTACAACAAAATGTAATCCCACCTTTCTGCAATCTACTCTCAGTAAAGGATTCTCAAGTGGTGCAGGTGGTGCTGGATGGCCTGAAAAACATCCTGATAATGGCTGGTGATGAGGCTAGCACAATAGCTGAAATTATAGAAGAGTGTGGAG gATTAGAGAAAATCGAAGCCTTGCAACAGCACGAGAATGAAGACATTTATAAACTAGCATTTGAAATTATAGATCAGTATTTCTCTGGTGATGAT ATTGATGAAGACCCCAGTCTCATTCCTGAAGCCACTCAAGGAGGTACTTACAACTTTGACCCAACGGCCAACCTTCAAacaaaagaatttaatttttaa
- the ARL11 gene encoding ADP-ribosylation factor-like protein 11, with amino-acid sequence MTDLIKEIRLLAGFFGCIPHPPTHTPIPGSILMGKLLSKGWRKRDARVIVLGLDFAGKSTLLYKLKSGQAVETCPTVGFNVESLRTPCGISFTLWDVGGQESLRASWPNYLEDINTLIFVLDSADTARLAEAMAALEEALSHPGMAGIPVLLLANKQDVPGALAPAELGEMLRLGGLARHRWMLRGCSAHTGQGLQEVLAILGMLLRGSGQSSLSQEQPITELAERRQAPEQT; translated from the coding sequence ATGACTGACCTCATCAAGGAAATACGCTTACTTGCTGGTTTTTTTGGCTGcattccccacccccccacacacaccccCATTCCCGGCAGTATCTTGATGGGGAAGCTGCTCTCCAAAGGCTGGAGGAAAAGAGATGCTCGAGTTATCGTGCTGGGGCTCGACTTTGCTGGCAAATCCACCCTTCTGTACAAACTGAAGAGCGGCCAGGCTGTGGAGACCTGCCCCACGGTGGGATTCAACGTGGAGTCCCTGAGAACACCCTGTGGCATATCCTTCACCCTCTGGGATGTGGGCGGACAAGAAAGCCTGCGGGCCAGCTGGCCTAACTACCTGGAGGACATCAACACCCTCATCTTCGTGCTCGACAGCGCAGACACGGCCCGGCTGGCCGAAGCAATGGCAGCACTGGAGGAGGCCCTGAGCCACCCCGGCATGGCTGgcatccctgtgctcctcctggCCAACAAGCAGGACGTGCCGGGAGCGCTGGCTCCTGCCGAGCTGGGGGAGATGCTGCGGCTGGGGGGGCTGGCGAGGCACCGCTGGATGCTGCGGGGGTGCAGTGCCCACACTGGCCAGGGCCTGCAGGAAGTGCTGGCcatcctgggaatgctgctgcggggctcagggcagagctccctatcccaggagcagcccatcACGGAGCTGGCAGAGAGGAGGCAAGCTCCGGAGCAAACCTGA